The following proteins are co-located in the Halarcobacter sp. genome:
- a CDS encoding branched-chain amino acid ABC transporter permease, translated as MDIFLQQLINGLTIGSLYALVALGYTMVYGVMKLINFAHGDLVAFSAYVGLTIFTQFFGSSASSFINIIIIFLLTSIIVAFVGVLLERLAYRPLRTAPRLSAVVSALGAALVIQNGIMLIWGPNMLIFPADLLPNTTWNIGGVIITFTQVCILILSAVLMIGLFLFINKTKMGTAIRATAIDQDAAKLMGINVNKVVMIIFIIGSMLGAIGGLFIGLYYRALTFDMGWLYGLNAFIAAIIGGIGSIPGAMLGGLLLGLFNALIAGYISTEWAETFTFILLIIILIVRPTGLLGEKTAEKV; from the coding sequence ATGGATATTTTTCTTCAACAGTTAATAAATGGATTAACAATAGGAAGTCTATATGCATTAGTTGCTTTGGGTTATACGATGGTCTATGGGGTAATGAAGTTAATCAACTTCGCCCATGGAGACCTTGTTGCCTTTTCAGCTTATGTAGGACTTACGATATTTACTCAATTCTTTGGAAGTAGTGCGTCTTCTTTCATTAATATTATTATTATATTTTTACTTACATCTATAATAGTAGCTTTTGTTGGTGTCCTTCTTGAGCGCCTAGCATATAGACCTTTAAGAACGGCACCAAGATTAAGTGCTGTGGTTTCAGCATTAGGTGCAGCTTTGGTTATTCAAAATGGGATAATGCTAATTTGGGGACCAAATATGTTAATTTTCCCTGCTGATTTATTGCCAAATACTACTTGGAATATTGGTGGAGTTATTATTACCTTTACTCAAGTTTGTATCTTAATACTTTCTGCAGTTTTAATGATTGGATTATTTCTTTTTATTAATAAAACAAAAATGGGTACAGCAATTAGAGCAACTGCAATAGACCAAGACGCAGCAAAACTTATGGGAATCAATGTAAATAAAGTTGTAATGATAATTTTCATTATTGGTTCAATGCTTGGAGCAATTGGTGGTTTATTTATTGGACTATATTATAGAGCATTAACATTTGATATGGGATGGCTTTATGGTTTAAATGCCTTTATTGCAGCAATCATTGGTGGAATTGGTTCAATTCCAGGAGCAATGCTAGGTGGGCTTTTATTAGGATTATTTAATGCCCTAATTGCAGGATATATCTCAACTGAGTGGGCTGAAACATTTACATTTATCTTGTTAATCATTATTCTAATAGTAAGACCAACTGGATTACTTGGTGAAAAAACAGCGGAGAAAGTATAA